One genomic segment of Kiritimatiella glycovorans includes these proteins:
- the argF gene encoding ornithine carbamoyltransferase: MRHFISLAECSPRYLTELLDLADGVKREPEAFAGALNRRTLLMIFEKPSLRTRLSFETGMIQLGGHAIYYHTGNSPMGAGKESIHDSVKTAARYVDLIMARLFDHRHLLEMAHHAEVPVINALTDYSHPCQVLADLQTIREKKGTLEGLKLAYLGDGHNNVTHSLLVGCTKLGMRICVGCPAGEDFIPLPEVIREAEVFAAESGGAVELTDDPRAAVEGADVVYTDSWMSYHVPPEQEKQRTALFRPYQVNGELMALAREDAIFMNCLPAMRGAEQTAEVIDGPQSVVFDEAENRLHAQKAVMLRLTGTA; the protein is encoded by the coding sequence ATGCGACATTTTATTTCTCTGGCCGAATGCAGCCCGCGGTATCTGACGGAGCTGCTGGATCTCGCCGACGGCGTGAAGCGCGAACCGGAAGCCTTCGCCGGGGCGCTGAACCGCAGAACGCTCCTGATGATCTTCGAGAAACCGAGCCTCCGTACGCGCCTTTCGTTCGAGACGGGTATGATCCAGCTCGGCGGCCATGCCATTTATTACCATACGGGCAATTCGCCGATGGGCGCCGGGAAGGAGAGCATCCACGACTCGGTCAAAACGGCGGCGCGCTACGTCGACCTGATCATGGCCCGGCTGTTCGATCATCGGCACCTGTTGGAGATGGCCCATCACGCGGAAGTACCGGTGATTAACGCGCTGACGGATTACAGCCATCCCTGCCAGGTGCTCGCCGACCTGCAGACGATCCGGGAGAAGAAAGGGACCCTCGAAGGACTCAAGCTGGCTTATCTCGGCGACGGGCATAACAACGTCACCCATTCGCTGCTGGTCGGATGCACGAAACTCGGCATGCGTATCTGTGTGGGCTGCCCGGCGGGCGAGGATTTCATTCCGCTCCCCGAGGTGATCAGGGAGGCGGAGGTTTTTGCCGCGGAGAGCGGGGGGGCGGTGGAACTGACCGACGACCCGCGTGCCGCGGTCGAAGGGGCGGATGTCGTCTACACCGACTCGTGGATGAGTTACCACGTTCCCCCCGAACAGGAGAAACAGCGCACCGCCCTCTTCCGGCCGTACCAGGTGAACGGCGAACTGATGGCCCTGGCGCGCGAGGACGCGATCTTCATGAACTGCCTGCCCGCGATGCGGGGCGCGGAGCAGACGGCGGAGGTGATCGACGGCCCGCAGTCCGTGGTCTTCGACGAGGCCGAAAACCGCCTCCACGCCCAGAAGGCCGTGATGCTCCGTCTGACGGGCACGGCATGA
- a CDS encoding thermonuclease family protein — MNRRRWIAAAGPALLAAPAAWAARRWHRFTDGRLAENPYNDGDSFWIDCGDRDRKFRLYFCDAPECSAEKPWARRRLKEQAEYFGISRRDAVERGREAKRRTENLLAEHACTVWTRWDDAKGQGAPRWYALVRVRGRWLSEILVESGLAIPWFHPPHLRRDTRLPGGETVEAVLGRMAKYEDR; from the coding sequence ATGAACCGTCGCCGCTGGATCGCCGCCGCGGGGCCGGCGCTTCTGGCTGCGCCCGCCGCATGGGCCGCCCGCCGGTGGCACCGGTTCACGGATGGCCGCCTGGCGGAGAATCCGTACAACGACGGCGACAGCTTCTGGATCGACTGCGGCGACCGCGACCGCAAGTTCCGGCTCTATTTCTGCGACGCCCCCGAATGCAGCGCGGAGAAACCGTGGGCCCGCCGCAGACTGAAAGAGCAGGCGGAATACTTCGGCATCAGCCGGCGCGACGCGGTCGAACGGGGCCGTGAGGCGAAGCGCCGAACCGAAAATTTGCTCGCCGAGCATGCATGCACCGTCTGGACGCGCTGGGACGATGCGAAAGGGCAGGGGGCGCCGCGCTGGTACGCCCTGGTGCGGGTCCGCGGCCGCTGGCTTTCGGAGATCCTCGTGGAGTCCGGCCTCGCAATCCCCTGGTTTCACCCGCCCCACCTCAGGCGCGATACGCGGCTTCCCGGCGGAGAGACGGTCGAGGCGGTGCTCGGGAGAATGGCGAAATATGAGGATCGGTGA
- the miaB gene encoding tRNA (N6-isopentenyl adenosine(37)-C2)-methylthiotransferase MiaB — protein MNTNQDCIIFRGTPSIAMPRTYHIWTIGCQMNEADSSRLASELERAGFRRAGRAEDADVVVLNTCVVRQKPEDKAINRLHTLKPWRRADADRTLALMGCLVGQREMAELRRAFPFVDVFMRPSEPAPLLDFLRDCRGGKDREMEDYRLPAGANGVTAYVPVTLGCSRACSYCVIPGRRGPDRSRPPEEVLDEVRALADEGVREIGMLGQIVDRYGMDLEGWTLARLLREAARTEGLRRLRFLTSHPAYLDDELIAAVRDEPKVCPCFELPFQAGSNRILKDMRRGYTREQYAEIVRRIRAAIPEAAVNTDIIVGYPTETEAEFVETLDLMRELELDMAHIAKYSPRPGTTAARMPDDVPPEEKERRRRAAEECARSILERRHAALIGEIVEVLAESYDRKHGRWRGRTPQGKLVFFAAENPGPGALVNVRLEWAGPYSMIGTPD, from the coding sequence TTGAACACGAACCAGGACTGTATTATATTCAGAGGGACGCCCTCCATCGCGATGCCCCGCACCTACCACATCTGGACGATCGGCTGTCAGATGAACGAAGCCGACTCGAGCCGTCTCGCTTCCGAGCTGGAGCGTGCGGGCTTCCGCCGTGCCGGGCGCGCGGAGGACGCCGACGTGGTGGTCCTCAATACCTGTGTGGTGCGGCAGAAACCCGAGGACAAGGCGATTAACCGGCTCCATACCCTGAAACCCTGGCGCCGGGCGGACGCGGATCGGACGCTCGCGCTGATGGGTTGTCTGGTGGGGCAGCGGGAGATGGCGGAACTCCGCCGGGCGTTTCCGTTCGTCGATGTGTTTATGCGTCCTTCCGAACCCGCGCCGCTGCTGGATTTTCTGCGGGACTGCCGCGGCGGGAAGGACCGGGAGATGGAGGACTACCGCCTGCCCGCCGGCGCGAACGGCGTAACCGCCTACGTGCCGGTCACGCTGGGATGCTCCCGGGCCTGCTCGTATTGCGTGATTCCGGGCCGCCGCGGACCCGACCGCAGCCGGCCGCCCGAAGAGGTGCTGGACGAGGTCCGCGCCCTCGCAGACGAGGGGGTGCGCGAGATCGGGATGCTCGGACAGATCGTGGACCGTTACGGCATGGACCTCGAAGGCTGGACGCTGGCCCGCCTGCTGCGCGAGGCGGCGCGGACGGAGGGGCTGCGGCGGCTTCGTTTTCTCACCAGCCATCCCGCGTATCTCGACGACGAGCTGATCGCCGCGGTTCGGGATGAGCCGAAGGTATGTCCCTGTTTCGAACTCCCTTTCCAGGCCGGCAGCAACCGTATTCTGAAAGACATGCGCCGGGGCTATACGCGCGAGCAGTACGCGGAAATCGTGCGCCGCATCCGCGCCGCCATCCCCGAAGCCGCCGTCAATACGGATATCATCGTCGGTTATCCCACCGAGACGGAGGCGGAATTCGTCGAGACGCTGGACCTGATGCGTGAGCTGGAGCTCGACATGGCGCATATCGCCAAATATTCGCCGCGGCCCGGCACGACGGCGGCGCGGATGCCCGACGACGTCCCGCCGGAGGAGAAGGAGCGCCGCCGCAGGGCGGCGGAGGAATGTGCGCGCTCGATCCTGGAACGCAGGCACGCCGCCCTGATCGGAGAGATCGTCGAAGTGCTGGCGGAGTCGTACGACCGGAAACACGGCCGCTGGCGCGGCCGCACGCCGCAGGGCAAACTCGTGTTTTTCGCCGCTGAGAACCCCGGGCCCGGCGCACTCGTGAACGTCCGCCTCGAGTGGGCCGGGCCCTATTCGATGATCGGGACCCCCGACTGA
- a CDS encoding NifB/NifX family molybdenum-iron cluster-binding protein, producing the protein MHIAIPVAGGEVSAHFGHCDAFRIFETEDGAIRAQRDVTPPGHAPGVLPAFLKEQGVDVVLAGGMGGRAKGLFAEAGIQTVTGVTGEPQAAVRAFIEDRLEPGEDTCAH; encoded by the coding sequence ATGCATATTGCCATACCCGTAGCGGGCGGAGAGGTCTCCGCTCATTTCGGCCACTGTGACGCATTCCGGATCTTCGAGACCGAGGACGGCGCCATCCGCGCGCAGCGGGACGTCACGCCGCCCGGCCACGCGCCGGGCGTGCTGCCCGCGTTTCTGAAAGAGCAGGGCGTGGATGTGGTGCTGGCCGGCGGAATGGGCGGTCGCGCCAAGGGACTGTTCGCGGAGGCGGGCATTCAAACCGTCACGGGCGTGACCGGTGAGCCGCAGGCGGCCGTGCGGGCCTTTATTGAAGACCGACTCGAACCCGGGGAAGATACCTGCGCGCATTGA
- a CDS encoding putative toxin-antitoxin system toxin component, PIN family, protein MRAVIDTNVLISGMINPDGTPGRIVDMLRTGSLTAVIDDRIFTEYARVLRRPYFAQYFHPVEREQLVDYLRHNTECIIATSRCTGLPDPLDAPFLESALTSEVPLITGNLKHFPRSAAAGCRILTPKEFLESLDTSRS, encoded by the coding sequence ATGAGAGCCGTTATCGACACCAATGTCCTCATCTCGGGAATGATCAATCCCGATGGGACACCGGGCCGCATCGTCGATATGCTCAGGACCGGCTCGTTGACGGCGGTGATCGACGATCGGATTTTCACGGAGTACGCTCGCGTGCTGCGCCGCCCTTATTTCGCCCAGTATTTTCATCCCGTGGAACGCGAGCAGTTGGTCGATTACCTGAGGCACAACACCGAATGCATCATCGCCACCTCCCGCTGCACCGGGCTTCCCGACCCCCTGGACGCACCCTTTCTCGAATCAGCGCTCACTTCGGAAGTGCCGCTGATCACCGGCAATCTGAAACACTTTCCCCGTTCTGCAGCCGCCGGATGCCGCATCCTCACTCCGAAAGAGTTTCTGGAATCCCTGGACACCAGCCGCTCTTAA
- a CDS encoding glycine--tRNA ligase — MKPNDFKVRMDDLVSLCKRRGFIFQTSEIYGGLNGFWDYGPLGVQLKRNIKSAWWRAMTQCRDDIVGLDSSIIMHPRTWEASGHTNNFKDPMCDCRETKARYRADQVRVLRPKDDGEGLIFAFMENDRGPAEKKIRKLGSGDASNYEDLPLPEIALEDYPRIVGPDTRTPGTLTEPRAFNLMFKTYVGPVEDHSAVAYLRPETAQGIFSQFANVTSVSRQKLPFGIAQIGKAFRNEITPRNYTFRSREFEQMELEFFIRPGEDASWHDYWVEERIRWYGTVGLPEGRMHREIHGEDELAHYASACTDIVFDFPFGTQELEGIAARGDYDLKQHQTFSGKSMEYFDQENNERFLPHVIEPSAGVDRIALALLCEAYRMEWIPKDGGEAVTADPDQKRPPEGFEQRTVMRVAPCVAPYKVAVFPLLKNKEPLVDKARAIYGALSRRWMSFYDETGAIGRRYRRQDEIGTPLCVTVDFDTLDDDTVTVRDRDSMKQIRIPVAELEAYVADQVEFPSGE, encoded by the coding sequence ATGAAACCCAATGACTTCAAAGTACGGATGGACGATCTCGTATCGCTGTGCAAACGGCGCGGCTTCATTTTCCAGACCTCCGAGATCTACGGCGGGCTGAACGGATTCTGGGACTACGGCCCGCTCGGCGTGCAGCTCAAGCGTAACATCAAAAGCGCCTGGTGGCGCGCCATGACCCAGTGCCGCGACGATATCGTCGGCCTGGACAGCTCGATCATCATGCATCCGCGCACGTGGGAGGCTTCGGGGCACACGAACAATTTCAAGGACCCGATGTGCGACTGCCGCGAGACCAAGGCCCGCTACCGCGCCGACCAGGTCCGCGTGCTCCGGCCGAAGGACGATGGCGAGGGGCTGATCTTCGCGTTCATGGAGAACGACCGCGGGCCGGCGGAAAAGAAGATCAGGAAACTCGGCTCCGGGGACGCCTCGAACTACGAGGATCTGCCTCTGCCGGAGATCGCGCTGGAGGACTATCCGCGCATCGTCGGCCCCGACACGCGTACGCCGGGCACCCTGACCGAACCGCGCGCGTTCAACCTGATGTTCAAGACCTACGTGGGACCGGTGGAAGACCACTCCGCGGTGGCCTACCTGCGGCCCGAGACCGCGCAGGGGATCTTCTCGCAGTTCGCCAATGTGACCTCGGTCTCGCGCCAGAAACTGCCCTTCGGCATCGCGCAGATCGGCAAGGCGTTCCGCAACGAGATCACCCCGCGTAACTACACGTTCCGCTCGCGTGAATTCGAGCAGATGGAACTGGAGTTCTTTATCCGCCCCGGCGAGGACGCGTCGTGGCACGACTACTGGGTGGAGGAGCGAATCCGCTGGTACGGGACGGTCGGCCTGCCCGAGGGCCGCATGCACCGCGAGATCCACGGCGAGGACGAACTGGCGCACTATGCCTCGGCCTGCACCGACATCGTCTTCGACTTCCCCTTCGGCACGCAGGAGCTAGAGGGGATCGCCGCGCGCGGCGACTACGACCTGAAGCAGCACCAGACCTTCAGCGGCAAGTCGATGGAGTACTTTGATCAGGAGAACAACGAACGCTTTCTCCCGCATGTGATCGAACCCTCGGCCGGGGTCGACCGCATCGCCCTCGCGCTGCTCTGCGAGGCGTACCGGATGGAGTGGATCCCGAAAGACGGCGGCGAGGCCGTCACGGCCGACCCGGATCAGAAGCGCCCGCCGGAGGGCTTCGAACAGCGCACCGTCATGCGCGTCGCCCCGTGCGTCGCGCCGTACAAGGTCGCCGTCTTCCCGCTGCTCAAGAACAAGGAGCCGCTGGTGGACAAGGCGCGCGCGATCTACGGAGCGCTCTCGCGGCGCTGGATGTCGTTTTACGATGAAACCGGGGCGATCGGACGGCGCTACCGCCGCCAGGACGAGATCGGCACGCCGCTGTGCGTGACCGTCGATTTTGACACGCTCGACGACGACACCGTCACCGTGCGCGACCGCGACAGCATGAAACAGATCCGGATCCCCGTCGCCGAACTCGAAGCCTACGTCGCCGACCAGGTCGAGTTTCCTTCCGGCGAATAG
- a CDS encoding ASPIC/UnbV domain-containing protein, translating to MRNVSRWRLRPAIRVAINCAEVRCARHDDAFRDDPVGLCDVPGTGRRGPDGSGGWGGAAANTQDDQAGDAEGALACSDLCEPNRQRQPLDPVARGGRPACATETLYVPGTQTILGHDEVCTDFCYRSKRSPVLHFGLGTTDRIDVLVTTRTGAEQRFRGVPADKSHTLEISTP from the coding sequence ATGCGAAACGTGTCCCGATGGCGACTCCGCCCGGCAATTCGGGTTGCAATAAACTGCGCCGAGGTTCGTTGTGCGCGGCATGACGATGCGTTTCGCGATGATCCTGTGGGTTTGTGTGACGTGCCCGGGACCGGCCGACGAGGTCCGGACGGTTCGGGTGGATGGGGTGGAGCGGCCGCAAATACGCAAGATGATCAGGCTGGCGACGCGGAGGGTGCTCTTGCTTGCTCGGATCTATGCGAACCGAATCGTCAACGACAACCACTGGATCCAGTTGCACGTGGTGGCCGGCCAGCCTGCGCGACCGAGACCCTCTACGTTCCCGGAACACAAACCATCCTCGGCCACGACGAGGTCTGCACCGACTTCTGCTACCGCTCGAAGCGTTCCCCGGTTCTTCACTTCGGTCTTGGGACGACTGATCGCATCGACGTTCTGGTCACCACGCGCACCGGGGCCGAACAGCGATTCCGGGGGGTTCCTGCAGACAAAAGCCACACCCTGGAGATCAGCACGCCATGA
- a CDS encoding carboxylesterase family protein, with amino-acid sequence MKTNCILLSAVFSVLTFAGADAQTSTPQDRFDRIDRNGDGRVTPRELPREALFKRLDHNGDGVIEKAELPGGNTRRRNRAATAKENAPAMPEEPAHTAHRDIPYAKIEGVDPGLLSLDLYVPKGKVTAQGRPVLVMIHGGGWRRGDKANRATVGAKMRHFVGKGYIYAPINYRLSPAEPGGNGVQHPVHAQDCARALAWIHDHIDDYGGDPARIHLMGHSAGAHLAGLIGTNERFLKAEGKSLAILKTNVLLDTAALDIPSYLEAQDGKGMTALYHNAFTDKPANWRDASPRLHVKPDKQIPPTLIFYGGTRMLLNRFAPDFARALHKAGTPAQAIDVAPLDHGQINAFIGTVDDPMTALIMRLHAGEDAAGFPARITPCAADPVDRETARADNNVTFERSYAAGTRDARGRFMGGTETMHLVAHDGHLFAGLGYWTDQPGSDPRPGAQILRKDGPEKPWRLERSFPGAVRINAMTSISFSVDRRGEKLESPVTLLVADAGLIRSRRSGALVCFVRNDASGEWEECTIAPQANRAYIRAFGFHRAAETGVEYLFAGTGAGEIYRGSYDAKAPGGIRWRAKPEYTNPDFDGGPFKRCQGFTVANGRLYASVSPRLLVRHDGAQPRWTEVFRWKPEQRAGAGLRGITAVPAPDGTHEVILGSREQEGRILRIDPAVGHKVTDELNSQQFLKAQRGSFRGGRLVAYNRFIPGMHPVTGQPIHWVTVAGIKPNDTRAAWLLIRHPDATYDTVRVFDPNLDPHPLLVSTRTLEFAPWNPREFYTGGYDGAANDRKNHNTAWIFKGSLQGD; translated from the coding sequence ATGAAGACGAATTGCATCCTCCTGTCCGCCGTTTTCTCCGTCCTCACCTTTGCCGGCGCCGATGCCCAGACGTCCACCCCTCAGGACCGGTTCGACCGCATTGACCGTAATGGCGATGGCCGGGTGACACCACGCGAACTGCCGCGGGAAGCGTTGTTCAAACGGCTCGACCACAACGGCGACGGGGTCATCGAGAAGGCCGAACTGCCGGGCGGCAATACCCGTCGGCGGAATCGCGCGGCAACCGCGAAAGAGAACGCGCCCGCCATGCCCGAGGAGCCCGCGCACACCGCGCACCGCGACATCCCCTATGCCAAGATCGAGGGCGTCGATCCCGGCCTGCTGAGCCTCGACCTATACGTGCCGAAAGGCAAGGTTACGGCACAGGGCCGTCCGGTGCTCGTCATGATCCACGGCGGCGGCTGGCGCCGCGGCGACAAGGCCAATCGCGCCACGGTCGGCGCCAAGATGCGCCATTTCGTCGGCAAGGGCTACATCTATGCGCCCATCAACTACCGCTTGTCGCCCGCCGAACCCGGCGGCAACGGCGTGCAACACCCGGTTCACGCGCAGGACTGCGCCAGGGCGCTGGCCTGGATTCACGATCACATCGATGACTACGGGGGCGACCCGGCTCGCATCCATTTGATGGGGCACTCCGCCGGCGCGCACCTGGCCGGCCTGATCGGCACGAACGAACGCTTCCTCAAGGCCGAAGGCAAATCACTGGCGATCCTCAAGACCAACGTGTTGCTGGACACCGCCGCACTGGACATCCCGAGCTACCTCGAGGCGCAAGACGGCAAAGGCATGACGGCGCTCTATCACAACGCTTTCACTGACAAACCAGCCAACTGGCGCGACGCCTCGCCCCGGCTGCACGTAAAACCTGACAAGCAGATTCCGCCCACCCTGATCTTCTACGGCGGCACGCGGATGCTCCTGAACCGCTTCGCGCCGGACTTCGCACGCGCGCTCCACAAGGCTGGCACGCCAGCGCAAGCCATCGATGTCGCTCCGCTCGACCACGGGCAGATCAATGCCTTCATCGGTACCGTGGACGACCCGATGACAGCGCTGATCATGCGGCTGCACGCCGGCGAAGATGCTGCAGGATTTCCTGCCCGGATCACCCCCTGCGCCGCGGATCCGGTCGATCGCGAGACCGCGCGGGCCGATAACAACGTAACCTTCGAACGCAGCTATGCCGCAGGGACGCGCGACGCCAGAGGCCGGTTCATGGGGGGCACCGAGACCATGCATCTGGTCGCACATGATGGACACCTGTTCGCCGGTCTCGGCTACTGGACCGATCAACCCGGCAGCGACCCGCGGCCCGGCGCACAGATCCTCCGCAAGGACGGGCCAGAGAAACCGTGGCGCCTGGAACGAAGTTTCCCGGGAGCGGTTCGGATCAACGCGATGACATCCATAAGCTTCTCGGTCGATCGCCGTGGCGAGAAACTGGAATCGCCCGTTACCCTGCTCGTCGCCGACGCCGGGCTGATTCGTTCCCGGCGGTCGGGCGCGCTCGTGTGTTTCGTCAGAAACGATGCATCGGGCGAATGGGAAGAATGTACGATCGCGCCGCAAGCGAATCGCGCTTACATCCGCGCCTTCGGCTTTCATCGGGCCGCCGAGACCGGCGTCGAATACCTATTCGCGGGCACCGGCGCCGGCGAGATCTATCGCGGCAGCTACGACGCCAAGGCTCCCGGCGGCATCCGCTGGCGGGCCAAGCCCGAGTACACCAATCCCGATTTCGACGGCGGCCCGTTCAAACGCTGTCAGGGCTTCACCGTGGCCAACGGCAGGCTCTATGCCTCCGTCTCGCCGCGCCTGCTCGTGCGCCATGACGGCGCCCAGCCCAGGTGGACCGAGGTCTTCCGGTGGAAACCGGAACAGCGCGCTGGTGCCGGCTTGCGCGGGATCACCGCCGTGCCCGCGCCCGACGGCACGCACGAGGTCATCCTCGGCTCCAGGGAACAGGAGGGCCGCATCCTCCGCATCGACCCGGCAGTCGGGCACAAGGTCACCGATGAACTCAACTCGCAGCAATTCCTCAAGGCGCAACGCGGCAGCTTCCGCGGCGGCAGGCTGGTCGCCTACAACCGCTTCATTCCGGGGATGCATCCGGTGACCGGGCAACCGATCCACTGGGTCACCGTGGCGGGAATCAAGCCCAACGACACCCGCGCCGCCTGGCTGCTGATTCGGCACCCCGACGCCACCTACGACACGGTCCGCGTGTTCGATCCGAACCTCGATCCGCATCCGCTGCTCGTCTCGACGCGCACTCTCGAATTCGCCCCCTGGAATCCCCGCGAGTTTTACACCGGCGGCTACGACGGCGCCGCCAACGATCGCAAAAACCACAACACCGCCTGGATCTTTAAGGGCAGCTTGCAAGGGGACTGA
- a CDS encoding alpha/beta fold hydrolase, whose amino-acid sequence MMRSLRISIAALLVGLLCGHAFAQETSSTTDRFRQLDRDRDRKLSRDEVAAIAGLRRLFARLDADGDGNLSEEERSRFPRLKTRLKGADRNGDGAVSFDEFRMHIAGWLAPVQHELRAGRLAPGKHLRVVQVGDLERRYRVHVPKSYDGAKPVPVVLAFHGGGGNPGSMVRLSGLNAKSDEAGFVVVYPYGSGRDPNRGLTFNAGNVGGYAMHQNIDDVAFTSALLDDLADIIHMDENRVFATGISNGGMMAYRVASELSDRIAAIAPVGGPMGTAECNPASPVSVIHFHGTADELAPFNGGRGKGTSNVPAAMRPEFFSVEHSINCWVEANGCAKEPTVTPMPDTADDGMRVIRKVWGGGKNGSEVVLYEIEGGGHTWPGMEPPAAMLGESTKDISANDLMWDFFRKHARKADRPRNRQKAPGNGAMELLRTPDEHFAKLPDYPFEPRYLHVDDPNLPEGNRRIRMHYAVSGPADRPTLLMLHGNPSWSYLFRKVVPLINDAGYRTIMIDYVGHGKSDKPSCESDYTYDRHLEWIYQAFKQLDDDPELGLNQVVLLGHDYGHPLGALGLPPSLGHGSLKIRWNLRVPDSSFRGQRPAPVVLFSHGLGGSREGSAYLGYHWATRGYAAVFLQHPGSDTSVWKDQPMGKRMSAMNAAASGKNFMLRVKDVPAVLDQLETWNRSEEHALAGRLDMEKVGMSGHSFGAVTTQAVSGQTFMRRPLFTDARIDAAVVMSPSSPRAGSATGAFGHVATPFCISTPSRFRSTPHREFGARKSKD is encoded by the coding sequence ATGATGCGCAGCCTGAGAATCTCCATCGCCGCACTGCTCGTGGGCCTGCTTTGCGGTCATGCGTTCGCGCAAGAGACGAGCAGCACAACGGATCGCTTTCGCCAACTCGACCGTGATCGCGACCGGAAACTCAGCCGGGATGAAGTCGCGGCCATTGCTGGCCTGCGACGTCTGTTTGCCCGGCTCGATGCCGATGGGGACGGCAATCTGTCGGAGGAGGAACGGAGTCGTTTCCCGCGTCTGAAGACACGATTGAAGGGCGCCGACAGAAATGGTGATGGCGCGGTCTCGTTCGACGAATTCCGCATGCATATTGCAGGATGGCTCGCGCCAGTGCAACATGAGCTCCGCGCAGGAAGACTCGCCCCCGGCAAGCATCTGCGCGTGGTACAGGTTGGAGATCTGGAGCGACGTTACCGCGTGCATGTGCCGAAGTCGTACGACGGAGCGAAACCTGTGCCTGTCGTTCTTGCCTTTCACGGCGGCGGCGGGAATCCCGGGAGCATGGTGCGGCTCAGCGGGTTGAATGCCAAGTCGGACGAGGCCGGCTTTGTCGTCGTATATCCCTATGGCAGTGGGCGCGACCCCAATCGCGGTCTCACCTTCAATGCCGGAAATGTCGGCGGCTACGCCATGCATCAGAATATCGACGACGTCGCTTTTACCAGCGCGTTACTCGACGATTTGGCCGACATCATCCACATGGACGAAAACAGGGTTTTTGCCACCGGCATTTCGAACGGCGGCATGATGGCCTATCGCGTCGCCTCGGAACTGTCCGACCGCATCGCGGCTATCGCTCCGGTCGGCGGACCGATGGGCACCGCGGAGTGCAACCCGGCCTCTCCGGTTTCGGTCATCCATTTCCACGGAACCGCCGACGAGTTGGCTCCGTTTAACGGCGGACGGGGCAAAGGCACTTCTAATGTTCCGGCGGCCATGCGTCCGGAGTTCTTTTCGGTAGAACATTCCATCAACTGCTGGGTTGAAGCCAACGGCTGCGCAAAAGAACCCACCGTTACCCCAATGCCTGACACGGCAGATGACGGCATGCGGGTGATCCGCAAGGTTTGGGGCGGAGGGAAGAACGGTTCAGAGGTGGTGCTGTATGAAATTGAAGGCGGCGGCCACACCTGGCCCGGCATGGAACCGCCCGCTGCCATGCTCGGTGAATCCACCAAAGATATCTCCGCCAATGACCTCATGTGGGACTTTTTCCGGAAGCATGCACGCAAGGCCGACCGTCCGCGGAACAGGCAGAAAGCCCCCGGGAATGGCGCGATGGAACTGCTGCGCACTCCGGATGAGCACTTTGCCAAACTGCCCGACTACCCGTTCGAGCCGCGTTATCTTCATGTCGATGATCCGAATCTGCCAGAGGGCAACCGCCGAATCCGCATGCATTACGCGGTCTCCGGTCCGGCCGATCGTCCCACCCTGCTGATGCTCCACGGCAATCCGTCGTGGTCGTATCTCTTTCGCAAAGTTGTACCGCTGATTAACGACGCAGGTTATCGGACAATTATGATTGATTATGTCGGCCACGGGAAATCCGACAAGCCTTCGTGCGAGTCGGACTACACCTACGACCGGCATTTGGAATGGATATACCAGGCATTCAAGCAGTTGGACGACGATCCTGAACTTGGTCTCAATCAAGTCGTCCTACTCGGTCACGATTATGGTCATCCGTTGGGCGCCCTGGGCTTACCCCCATCTTTGGGCCACGGATCGCTGAAAATAAGGTGGAACCTGCGCGTCCCCGATTCCTCTTTTCGCGGTCAGCGTCCGGCACCGGTCGTTCTGTTCAGTCATGGATTGGGCGGGTCCCGGGAGGGCAGTGCGTATCTTGGGTATCATTGGGCAACTCGGGGATATGCGGCGGTGTTTCTGCAGCATCCCGGCAGTGACACCTCGGTGTGGAAGGATCAGCCGATGGGGAAGCGGATGTCGGCGATGAATGCGGCGGCCAGCGGGAAAAACTTTATGCTGCGAGTGAAGGATGTACCCGCCGTGCTGGATCAGCTTGAGACATGGAACCGGAGCGAAGAGCACGCACTGGCGGGACGGCTGGATATGGAAAAGGTCGGCATGTCCGGGCATTCCTTCGGGGCCGTAACAACCCAGGCGGTCAGCGGACAGACGTTTATGCGCAGACCCCTGTTTACGGATGCGCGGATTGATGCGGCGGTGGTGATGAGTCCCAGCAGCCCCCGGGCCGGATCCGCGACCGGAGCATTCGGACACGTGGCCACGCCGTTCTGCATTTCGACTCCGTCTCGATTCCGAAGTACGCCTCATCGGGAGTTCGGGGCTCGGAAATCTAAGGATTGA